From Channa argus isolate prfri chromosome 21, Channa argus male v1.0, whole genome shotgun sequence, one genomic window encodes:
- the plekha5 gene encoding pleckstrin homology domain-containing family A member 5 isoform X23, giving the protein MAADPKPDWLSCLPSSWGYGVTRDGRIFFINEEAKSTTWLHPVSGEAIVTGHRKTPDLPTGWEEGYTFEGARCFIKWGISTIK; this is encoded by the exons ATGGCGGCGGATCCTAAGCCGGACTGGCTCTCCTGCCTTCCCTCTTCTTGGGGTTATGGGGTGACTCGGGATGGACGCATATTCTTCATCAA CGAAGAAGCAAAGAGTACAACCTGGTTGCATCCCGTTAGTGGAGAAGCTATAGTCACGGGGCACAGAAAAACTCCAG ATTTACCAACAGGATGGGAGGAAGGATACACATTTGAGGGAGCTCGCTGCTTCATCAA